The DNA segment TTGTATGGCCCTGCCATACCTACCCCTCACCTGAAGCGGAAATGCGTGTAACCTGTGACAGTGCAGCAGTGATGTCAGTGTATTGTAGTATGTAATCAAAGAACAAGCACTCATTCAAGCAAGCGCCTTTGTCAAAGAAAAACACTCGTCCACAAAGTAAACACTCACAGGTCGTCACAGGCATATCGCCCGGTCTTAGCATCCTGGCACGTGCATCTCTGCTTGCATCCGTCTTTAAACGACTGTCCCTGTTGGTAGACTTGGCCATTGAAAACACAGCCTGTACCTGCGGAAGATTACAAACATTTGCCGTTATAACGTATCCTGTAACAACTCCCGTGTTATAACACATCTTTATCTTACCACCCATTCAGTTGAGACCCGAATTCGAGTCCTCTTAAGGGTACATTTCTCGTGTTGCCTATAATAATGTTTCGGACATTTTGCGAAAACCtacgtaaagccatactcacgcACCTCACTTAGCTGCTGCACCTTGCATTAATCATACACCTGTTTTATGGTATACATTTCAATGACCATGTGACATATGTTTGAGTTTTCAAACTTACAAGATGCACAGGACTACATTGAATGGGGACCTCCATACGAAACTTTTTCTTATATATTCACAATGTTTAAAAGTGAAGTGTGCATCAGTTTTAATCCCATGTGCACTTTACAAAAGTAAAATGGTCACCTACTTGTTCCTGTAAAGGTCCCGCTACCGGTTCCAGTTCCCGTCATTGTGCCGGTTCCAGTTCCCGTCATAGTACCAGTTCCGGCTGAGAAAAAAGCATTAACTTATCAGACAGTTGTGCCAACAGATGTACAAAGGTCCTCATTTGTGTTTACCTAAGCATTACATTGTAAACATTACCCAGTTTTACAACTGACCAGTAAATATACTCACAACACATGTTGCAAGTCTTGGCGCAGTTATCCCTGGCCCATTTATCATACTGACTGTTGGTACAGACACTAGCACCGTAGGCAGCACAGTTCTGGATCGTGTCCACACAAGCACCTGCAGAAGCAGAATGTGGTTGTAAGAGTCTTTAGCATGACACTTCTCACAGTAAAACGTCGTGATCGTTATTTGAAGGGGAAAAATGTATGTACTGACATGCATTACTTTTCAAGATGACATGACGTTtttcgtgtgtgttgtgttttaatTTGCGTTTTCTTGCGTATTATTACCTGTCCCACCGGGATATATGATGGTGCCAGTTCCAGTTCCGGTTCCAGTTCCACCAGGGTAGATGATGGTCCCAGTGCCTGTTCCGGTTCCGCTTCCGGTTCCAGTTCCACCAGGGTAGATGATGGTCCCAGTGCCTGTTCCGGTTCCGGTTCCGGTTCCGGTTCCGGTTCCGGTTCCACCAGGGTAGATAATGGTTCCTGTTCCAGTTCCAGTTCCACCAGGGTTGATAATGGTCCCAGTGCCTGTTCCGGTTCCAGTTCCGGTTCCAGTTCCGGTTCCTGTTCCGGTTCCAGTTCCGGTTCCGGTTCCACCAGGGTAGATAATGGTCCCAGTGCCCGTTCCAGTTCCAGTTCCAGTTCCAGTTCCGGTTCCGGTTCCGGTTCCGGTTCCGGTTCCCCCAGGGTAGATAATTGTACCAGTACCCATTCCGGTGCCTGCAGAGTTCCTTTACATGTTTATCGACGTTAACATACAATTTAGAATTAGCATTTTACTTTGAAATGGTTGTCTAACAGTATCTGTCTAGCAGTATCTGACCAACATTATCTACCTAACAGTATCTGACTAGCAGTATCTACCTAACAATATTTGACTAGCAGTATCTTTCTAACAGTATCTGACTAGCAGTATGTTTCTCACGGTATCCGATCGCAGTATATGACCAGCAGCAACTGAGCAGCATTATCTGCCTAACAGTATCTGCCTAGCAGTATCTGCCTAGCAGTATCTTTCTTACAGTATCTGACCTGCAAGATTTGTCTAACAATATCTAATAGTATCTGATTCGCAGTATCTGTCTCTTAGTATCTGACTAGCAATATCTGTCCCACAGTATCTGACTAGCTGTATCTGTTTAGAGGTATCTCTCTAggagtacagtggaagctgtcttactCGGACCCTAAGTAACTCGGTTTTCTATAAAATTCGGACCGAATTGTTGGTCCCGGCAGAAGTTAACTAAGCTATCATTACATATAGGCTACATTACATATAGGCTAATTCGGAGTTCATGTAATTCGGATTTCGGACTGAAATCTCCGCCCTTCAAGGTATAACAATATCAGTGTAGTAGAATCTGACAAGCAGTATCTGTCTATTGGGTGGGGATGGGGGGTTTCACACTAactgaattaaatatttatgatgtaCCCACCTTGACATTTGTTACAAAACTTCGGGCATGTGGTTACCGCCCATTTAGCGTACATTGCCTGAGTACAAACATCGGTTCCATACTGAGCACAGTTTGGTGCTTTGTCCACGCACGTGCCTGCAAAAACAAGAGATTACAAAAGATTTTACAGACACGACAATTCATTCAATAATAAgcattttgtattttgaaacaaaacaactgttttCCATGACATCCAGTGAATATTTCACTGTTTTCTGGAATACTTTATCTTAAACTGACTGTCTGCTCATATTCATGAAgaggatcactggattgtctgatcctgattatttacagagtgagGCTTTATACAACAGACAGACAAGAGAGCAAAGAAGCAAACACAACCAAATCATCTGATAAACAGACGCATAGGCCACTAATCATACTCATATATATTTCCAAAACAGCTTTAAATAACGATCGAAAAACCATTGAAAAACGGAGAGAAGATTTGGTAGCTTCAGTTTTGAGGCAAAGTCTTTACTTTCATAATAGATACGGTTCCATCAGCCATTAAAGATGTGTAACTAAATCGTGGTCGTTACATTTAGTGAATATCTCATATTGCCCCTATCTAGATCACGGTATTCATTTTGTGTTGCAATGCACCAATTAATATGGAACCCTAGAAGGGCCATTGtagcgttgtcgccctctcaaaaacaagcaaaaagtggcaaaattaatcaaagtgcgacaatgcgacaatgctaCATTTCGACCATTTATTTCGGCCAAATATTTTTTCTATTTATCCAAAAACCGACAATGCGACGTATTCATTTCAGCTTAGATGGgacgacaacgcgacatattttgaccttgaaaattgtcTTTATGTTGCATTGTTGGCCACGCTTCTTCCATCGCGTGTGTGTAGatgatatatgtgtataatCGCCATCACGTCTTCAACGGATGTTGTCCAGACATACCCTGTGGGTTTTATACGTGCGCATATACTGCCATCGCCAGTACTGGTATATCACAGTACCTGTTCCGGTTCCAGTTCCAGTTATTGTGCGTGTTCCGGTGCCAAACGAATTAGGCTGTGATCATAACTGAGTGAACGGATTTGGAGTTTTAACAGGTATTTGTGTAAACGTGGTTACAGCGATGAAATTTGTAGCTGTTTATGTTGACTATTGCTGACATTTTACAATGAAATGCATTGCATATTCGTATTTTCTCGGAGTTTTTCGATGAATTAGTATTTAGCAGGAATGAATGAGATCGACAGTGTATGTGGCACAACCTTATGAGTTTTGCGTTAATGGAAATTACTCTCACACGTATGAGTGAATCATACAATTATAGGAACTAGCCTAATACTCAACAACGCAATTTACAAAATAGGAACACGTGACTGGCAAAGTGTAGTGACTGATGTGATCAACTATAACAGACAAAGACAATGGCATATATTGCATATTCATATTTTCTTGTTTACTCGATAATATGCACAGCCTATTTGACAAGACCGTTGACTATGACTATTGTTGACTATTTTCTAGATAGTTGAGAGAGTTCtcacatatgtgtatatgtttctgtatGTATAAAGACCTTTAGATTATAACCTCTTGCAACAAACTTTTAGAACAATTTATGATCATCTGAATGTGAATGTTCATTTAAATCTGATTGTGTTCTGTACCTGAACCAGTTCCAGGTCCAGTGATTGTTCCTGTTCCTGTTCCGGTGCCAGTTCCAGGTCCAGTAATTGTTCCTGTTCCGCTTCCTGTTCCGGTGCCAGTGCCAGGTCCAGTGATTGTTCCTGTTCCGGTGCCAGTTCCAGGTCCAGTAATTGTTCCTGTTCCGGTTCCTGTTCCTGTGCCAGTTCCAGGTCCAGTAATTGTTCCTGTTCCGGTGCCAGTGCCAGGTCCAGTGATTGTTCCTGTTCCTGTACCTTAGGAGAAACCCTATActcaaattttcaaaataagAACGCTTGGAAGTCAATCTGAATGCTATAAAACGACGAACGAGTGACTGGCAGAGTACTGGGGAAGAGAATGTCTGATTTATAAGTGAAATCAATCCTATGTGACTGTTGTGAACACATATTACTAACAAGGACGATGAAACAAATTGCATATTACTACTTTCTCATTCACTCGATTATATACGCAGAGTATTTGGCACAGTCGAATGGATATTTTCTAAATAGTTTAAAGAGCTCTcacatatgtgtgtatatgtcatAAAATCATAGAAACTAACATTTGTTGCAGGTCAAGGCACAGTTGTCTGTGGCCCACTTCTCGTATTGACCACTGCAGACCGTGCTGATGTCGTAACTCTTGCAGTTGGTCAATGTATCCACACAGGTAcctgtcaaaacaaacattcGGCTGACTTTTCTCTATTATAGATTTCAGTGTATTGTAGACATATAGCTTGagtattgccgagtgtggcgcaaaactaaactcactcaatctattattattttttctcgtGTCGATGTTTGGCCTTTAGATAATAAACCGTTACAACAAATTTCTAGAACGCAATCTAGTGTGAGTGTTTGAATTAGATAGGATTCGTTTCCGAACCTGAACCTGGTCCTGGTCCAGTGATTGTTCCGGTTCCTGTACCGGTGCCAGTTCCAGGTCCAGTAATTGTTCCTGTACCGGTGCCAGTTCCAGGTCCAGTGATTGTTCCGGTTCCTGTACCGGTGCCAGTTCCAGGTCCAGTGATTGTTCCGGTTCCTGTACCGGTGCCAGTTCCAGGTCCAGTGATTGTTCCGGTTCCTGTACCGGTGCCAGTTCCAGGTCCAGTGATTGTTCCTGTTCCGGTGCCAGTTCCAGGTCCAGTGATTGTTCCTGTTCCTGTTCCTGTGCCAGTTCCAGGTCCAGTGATTGTTCCTGTTCCTGATCCCGCACCTTAAGATAAACCCTATacataaattttcaaaataacaaCGCTTGGAAGTTAATGTTATTTGAAGACAAGAGAGTGACTGGCAGAGTATTAGTGCAAACAATGTTTGATCTATCAGTGAAATCAATCCCCAGTAGCAGTTGTGTTCGAATTTCACTGGCATAGCCAATACAATTTGGAGAAATAACGTTCATTTCgttgttttgtatttcagttttaatttACTCCAAATTGCCTAATGCCGTTTTGACACTGGACTCCCCAATGATATTACTCCAGGCACTGTTCTATCCAGGAAGTGTATTTTCCGTTTGTTTTAGTTGAAAACGTGTTTTCGTGATGTGTTGTTCTTAGAATTGTTCTTAGTATCaaactttttttttctttggaaactgtgtgaagttcgtCCAAGGTCCAAGCAGCACCACAGACACGGCAATTAATTGCATGTAATGAATAGTCTGCAGAATTGTTTTTATAGAAATAATGTTATTTAATAAATTGATTTCATGCTTTGGAAAAGATTAATTtggttgtttaattggcctctgtttttatctattttcttaACAGTTGAAAAAGCTCATgtgatatgtgtatatatcataaaataatagGAACTAACATTTGTTGCAGGTCAGTGCGCAGTTGTCGGTTGCCCACTTCTCGTATTGTCCACTGCAGACCGTGCTGGTGTCGTAACTCTTGCAGTTGGTTAGTGTATCCACACAGGTACCTGTTAAAACAAACACTCGGCTGACTTTTCTCTACTGTAAACTTGTCATTTAGACCTGTAGATTATAATACAATGTTTCAGAACACAATATATGATCATCTGAATGCTTCAATAAAATATGATCCATTTCCGTACCTGTACCTGTCCCAGGTCCAGTGATTGTTCCTGTTCCTGTACCGGTGCCGGTTCCAGGTCCAGTGATTGTTCCTGTTCCAGTGCCAGTTCCAGGTCCAGTGATTGTTCCTGTTCCTGTTCCAGTGCCAGTGCCAGTTCCAGGTCCAGTGATTGTTCCAGTTCCGGTACCAGTTCCAGGTCCAGTGATTGTTCCTGTTCCTGTTCCTGTGCCAGTTCCAGGTCCAGTGATTGTTCCAGTTCCAGTGCCAGTTCCAGGTCCAGTGATTGTTCCTGTTCCAGTGCCAGTTCCAGGTCCCGTGATTGTTCCTGTTCCAGTGCCAGTTCCAGGTCCAGTTATTGTTCCAGTTCCTGATCCTGCACCTTAATGCAAATCCTATACTCAACTTGGAAATTTACATAACAAGAAGGCATGGAAGTGAATGATAATGCTGTGTAAAGACACGCGTATAACTGGCAGTGTATTGGTCGAGAGTGTTAGACTTGCCATCAGCTCCCTGTGGCTGTTGCAACCAAATATTACTGGCAAAGACAATAAAGAAAATGACATAATTATTTTCTCATTCACTCGATTATATACGCAGAGTATTTGACACGACCGCGTGGCTATTTTCTACATAGCTAGAAGAGCTCTCCCAGatgtgaatatgttataaagtCGTCATAACTAACACTTGTTGCATGTCAAGGCACAGTTGTCGGTTGCCCACTTCTCGTATTGTCCACTGCAGACCGTGCTGGTGTCGTAACTCTTGCAATTGGCCAGTGTATCCACACAGGTACCTGTTAAAACAAACAATCGACTGACTTTtctctgctgaaaacttgtcaTTTAGACCAGTCCTGTTCATTATGAACcgattcaaaataatatttcatatcaCAATACATGATCATATGAATGATGAATTAAAAACTATCCTTTTTGTATCTGTACCTGTCCCAGGGCCAGTGATTGTTCCTGTCCCGGTGCCAGTTCCAGGTCCAGTGATTGTTCCTGTTCCAGTGCCAGTTCCAGGTCCGGTGATTGTTCCTGTTCCTGTCCCGGTACCTGTTCCAGGTCCAATGATTGTTCCTGTTCCAGTGCCAGTTCCGGGGCCAGTGATTGTTCCTGTTCCTGTTCCTGTTCCGGTGCCAGTTCCAGGTCCAGTGATAGTTCCGGTTCCTGATCCTGTACCTTAATACAAATCCTATACTCAGCTTGGAAATTTACAAAACAAGAATGTCCTGTGGCTGTTGTAACCAAATAGTACTAGCAAAACCAATGAAATAGATAgcaaattcattcactcaattATGTACGCAATGTATCTGACACGACCGTATCACAATTTTATAAACAGTTCAAGCAGTTCTTACGTGTGTGTATTTATCATAAATATATGATATAGGAACTAACACTTGTTGCAAGTCAAAGCACAATTGTCGGTTGCCCACTTCTCGTATTGTCCACTGCAAACCGTGCTGGTGTCGTAACTCTTGCAGTTGGTCAGTGTATCCACACAGGTACCTGTGCAAACAAGCACTCGGCTGACAATTCTCTGTTATTAATTTGTCTATTCTAACGTGAGGCCTTTAGATTATAACCCCTTACATCAACATTTTACAACACAATTTATGATCATATGAATGTTGAATTAAAAATGATTATTGCCTGTACCTGTACCTGTTCCAGTGATTGTTCCTGTTCCGGTGCCAGTTCCAGGTCCAGTGATTATTCCTGTACCGGTGCCAGTTCCAGGTCCAGTGATTGTTCCTGTCCCGGTGCCAGTTCCAGGTCCAGTGATTGTTCCTGTTCCTGTTCCGGTGCCAGTTCCAGGTCCAGTGATTGTTCCTGTTCCGGTGCCAGTTCCAGGTCCAGTGATTGTTCCAGTTCCGGTGCCAGTTCCAGGTCCAGTGATTGTTCCTGTTCCTGTTCCAGTTCCAGTTCCAGGTCCAGTGATTGTTCCAGTTCCGGTGCCAGTTCCAGGTCCAGTAATTGTTCCTGTTCCGGTGCCAGTTCCAGGTCCAGTGATTGTTCCTGTTCCGGTGCCAGTTCCAGGTCCAGTGATTGTTCCAGTTCCGGTGCCAGTTCCAGGTCCAGTGATTGTTCCGGATCCTGATCCTGTACCTTTA comes from the Haliotis asinina isolate JCU_RB_2024 chromosome 12, JCU_Hal_asi_v2, whole genome shotgun sequence genome and includes:
- the LOC137257334 gene encoding fibroin heavy chain-like isoform X10 gives rise to the protein MATGIIAVLSCCLAVSLGADVVRQITVCTYKGKTYQQGQKWTDGCDQSCECVDATRGYYTCKALCQVYNNLPANCPLTKAPGECCSKPSCHFTGTGGTSTGSGQGQIPCVDKLTNCKSYGTSICNDPKYATWAVENCALTCMKCGSMTGTGIGTGTQTGTGTGTITGTGTGTITGTGTGTITGTGTGTGTITGTGTGTGTITGTGTGTGTITGTGTGTCVDTLTNCKSYDTSTVCSGQYEKWATDNCALTCNKCTGSGSGTITGPGTGTGTGTITGPGTGTGTGTITGPGTGTGTGTITGPGTGTGTGTITGPGTGTGTGTGTITGPGTGTGTGTITGPGTGTGTGTITGPGTGTGTGTGTITGPGTGTGTGTITGPGTGTGTGIITGPGTGTGTGTITGTGTCVDTLTNCKSYDTSTVCSGQYEKWATDNCALTCNKCTGSGTGTITGPGTGTGTGTGTGTITGPGTGTGTGTIIGPGTGTGTGTGTITGPGTGTGTGTITGPGTGTGTGTITGPGTGTCVDTLANCKSYDTSTVCSGQYEKWATDNCALTCNKCAGSGTGTITGPGTGTGTGTITGPGTGTGTGTITGPGTGTGTGTITGPGTGTGTGTGTITGPGTGTGTGTITGPGTGTGTGTGTGTITGPGTGTGTGTITGPGTGTGTGTGTITGPGTGTGTCVDTLTNCKSYDTSTVCSGQYEKWATDNCALTCNKCAGSGTGTITGPGTGTGTGTGTITGPGTGTGTGTITGPGTGTGTGTGTITGPGTGTGTGTGTITGPGTGTGTGTGTITGPGTGTGTGTITGPGTGTGTGTGTITGPGPGSGTCVDTLTNCKSYDISTVCSGQYEKWATDNCALTCNKCTGTGTITGPGTGTGTGTITGPGTGTGTGTGTGTITGPGTGTGTGTITGPGTGTGTGSGTGTITGPGTGTGTGTGTITGPGTGSGTCVDKAPNCAQYGTDVCTQAMYAKWAVTTCPKFCNKCQGTGMGTGTIIYPGGTGTGTGTGTGTGTGTGTGTGTGTIIYPGGTGTGTGTGTGTGTGTGTGTGTGTGTIINPGGTGTGTGTIIYPGGTGTGTGTGTGTGTGTGTIIYPGGTGTGSGTGTGTGTIIYPGGTGTGTGTGTIIYPGGTGACVDTIQNCAAYGASVCTNSQYDKWARDNCAKTCNMCSGTGTMTGTGTGTMTGTGTGSGTFTGTSTGCVFNGQVYQQGQSFKDGCKQRCTCQDAKTGRYACDDLCYDFTLPASCTMLPPKPGKCCKTPSCPSSVTISYPPGYTEE
- the LOC137257334 gene encoding fibroin heavy chain-like isoform X2, which encodes MATGIIAVLSCCLAVSLGADVVRQITVCTYKGKTYQQGQKWTDGCDQSCECVDATRGYYTCKALCQVYNNLPANCPLTKAPGECCSKPSCHFTGTGGTSTGSGQGQITGTGTGIGIVPCVDKLTNCKSYGTSICNDPKYATWAVENCALTCMKCGSMTGTGIGTGTQTGTGTGTITGTGTGTITGTGTGTITGTGTGTGTITGTGTGTGTITGTGTGTGTITGTGTGIGTCVDTLTNCKSYDTSTVCSGQYEKWATDNCALTCNKCTGSGSGTITGPGTGTGTGTITGPGTGTGTGTITGPGTGTGTGTITGPGTGTGTGTITGPGTGTGTGTGTITGPGTGTGTGTITGPGTGTGTGTITGPGTGTGTGTGTITGPGTGTGTGTITGPGTGTGTGIITGPGTGTGTGTITGTGTCVDTLTNCKSYDTSTVCSGQYEKWATDNCALTCNKCTGSGTGTITGPGTGTGTGTGTGTITGPGTGTGTGTIIGPGTGTGTGTGTITGPGTGTGTGTITGPGTGTGTGTITGPGTGTCVDTLANCKSYDTSTVCSGQYEKWATDNCALTCNKCAGSGTGTITGPGTGTGTGTITGPGTGTGTGTITGPGTGTGTGTITGPGTGTGTGTGTITGPGTGTGTGTITGPGTGTGTGTGTGTITGPGTGTGTGTITGPGTGTGTGTGTITGPGTGTGTCVDTLTNCKSYDTSTVCSGQYEKWATDNCALTCNKCAGSGTGTITGPGTGTGTGTGTITGPGTGTGTGTITGPGTGTGTGTGTITGPGTGTGTGTGTITGPGTGTGTGTGTITGPGTGTGTGTITGPGTGTGTGTGTITGPGPGSGTCVDTLTNCKSYDISTVCSGQYEKWATDNCALTCNKCTGTGTITGPGTGTGTGTITGPGTGTGTGTGTGTITGPGTGTGTGTITGPGTGTGTGSGTGTITGPGTGTGTGTGTITGPGTGSGTCVDKAPNCAQYGTDVCTQAMYAKWAVTTCPKFCNKCQGTGMGTGTIIYPGGTGTGTGTGTGTGTGTGTGTGTGTIIYPGGTGTGTGTGTGTGTGTGTGTGTGTGTIINPGGTGTGTGTIIYPGGTGTGTGTGTGTGTGTGTIIYPGGTGTGSGTGTGTGTIIYPGGTGTGTGTGTIIYPGGTGACVDTIQNCAAYGASVCTNSQYDKWARDNCAKTCNMCSGTGTMTGTGTGTMTGTGTGSGTFTGTSTGCVFNGQVYQQGQSFKDGCKQRCTCQDAKTGRYACDDLCYDFTLPASCTMLPPKPGKCCKTPSCPSSVTISYPPGYTEE
- the LOC137257334 gene encoding fibroin heavy chain-like isoform X4; translated protein: MATGIIAVLSCCLAVSLGADVVRQITVCTYKGKTYQQGQKWTDGCDQSCECVDATRGYYTCKALCQVYNNLPANCPLTKAPGECCSKPSCHFTGTGGTSTGSGQGQITGTGTGIGIVPCVDKLTNCKSYGTSICNDPKYATWAVENCALTCMKCGSMTGTGIGTGTQTGTGTGTITGTGTGTITGTGTGTITGTGTGTGTITGTGTGTGTITGTGTGTGTITGTGTGTCVDTLTNCKSYDTSTVCSGQYEKWATDNCALTCNKCTGSGSGTITGPGTGTGTGTITGPGTGTGTGTITGPGTGTGTGTITGPGTGTGTGTITGPGTGTGTGTGTITGPGTGTGTGTITGPGTGTGTGTITGPGTGTGTGTGTITGPGTGTGTGTITGPGTGTGTGIITGPGTGTGTGTITGTGTCVDTLTNCKSYDTSTVCSGQYEKWATDNCALTCNKCTGSGTGTITGPGTGTGTGTGTGTITGPGTGTGTGTIIGPGTGTGTGTGTITGPGTGTGTGTITGPGTGTGTGTITGPGTGTCVDTLANCKSYDTSTVCSGQYEKWATDNCALTCNKCAGSGTGTITGPGTGTGTGTITGPGTGTGTGTITGPGTGTGTGTITGPGTGTGTGTGTITGPGTGTGTGTITGPGTGTGTGTGTGTITGPGTGTGTGTITGPGTGTGTGTGTITGPGTGTGTCVDTLTNCKSYDTSTVCSGQYEKWATDNCALTCNKCAGSGTGTITGPGTGTGTGTGTITGPGTGTGTGTITGPGTGTGTGTGTITGPGTGTGTGTGTITGPGTGTGTGTGTITGPGTGTGTGTITGPGTGTGTGTGTITGPGPGSGTCVDTLTNCKSYDISTVCSGQYEKWATDNCALTCNKCTGTGTITGPGTGTGTGTITGPGTGTGTGTGTGTITGPGTGTGTGTITGPGTGTGTGSGTGTITGPGTGTGTGTGTITGPGTGSGTCVDKAPNCAQYGTDVCTQAMYAKWAVTTCPKFCNKCQGTGMGTGTIIYPGGTGTGTGTGTGTGTGTGTGTGTGTIIYPGGTGTGTGTGTGTGTGTGTGTGTGTGTIINPGGTGTGTGTIIYPGGTGTGTGTGTGTGTGTGTIIYPGGTGTGSGTGTGTGTIIYPGGTGTGTGTGTIIYPGGTGACVDTIQNCAAYGASVCTNSQYDKWARDNCAKTCNMCSGTGTMTGTGTGTMTGTGTGSGTFTGTSTGCVFNGQVYQQGQSFKDGCKQRCTCQDAKTGRYACDDLCYDFTLPASCTMLPPKPGKCCKTPSCPSSVTISYPPGYTEE
- the LOC137257334 gene encoding fibroin heavy chain-like isoform X11 translates to MATGIIAVLSCCLAVSLGADVVRQITVCTYKGKTYQQGQKWTDGCDQSCECVDATRGYYTCKALCQVYNNLPANCPLTKAPGECCSKPSCHFTGTGGTSTGSGQGQIPCVDKLTNCKSYGTSICNDPKYATWAVENCALTCMKCGSMTGTGIGTGTQTGTGTGTITGTGTGTITGTGTGTITGTGTGTGTITGTGTGTGTITGTGTGTCVDTLTNCKSYDTSTVCSGQYEKWATDNCALTCNKCTGSGSGTITGPGTGTGTGTITGPGTGTGTGTITGPGTGTGTGTITGPGTGTGTGTITGPGTGTGTGTGTITGPGTGTGTGTITGPGTGTGTGTITGPGTGTGTGTGTITGPGTGTGTGTITGPGTGTGTGIITGPGTGTGTGTITGTGTGTCVDTLTNCKSYDTSTVCSGQYEKWATDNCALTCNKCTGSGTGTITGPGTGTGTGTGTGTITGPGTGTGTGTIIGPGTGTGTGTGTITGPGTGTGTGTITGPGTGTGTGTITGPGTGTCVDTLANCKSYDTSTVCSGQYEKWATDNCALTCNKCAGSGTGTITGPGTGTGTGTITGPGTGTGTGTITGPGTGTGTGTITGPGTGTGTGTGTITGPGTGTGTGTITGPGTGTGTGTGTGTITGPGTGTGTGTITGPGTGTGTGTGTITGPGTGTGTCVDTLTNCKSYDTSTVCSGQYEKWATDNCALTCNKCAGSGTGTITGPGTGTGTGTGTITGPGTGTGTGTITGPGTGTGTGTGTITGPGTGTGTGTGTITGPGTGTGTGTGTITGPGTGTGTGTITGPGTGTGTGTGTITGPGPGSGTCVDTLTNCKSYDISTVCSGQYEKWATDNCALTCNKCTGTGTITGPGTGTGTGTITGPGTGTGTGTGTGTITGPGTGTGTGTITGPGTGTGTGSGTGTITGPGTGTGTGTGTITGPGTGSGTCVDKAPNCAQYGTDVCTQAMYAKWAVTTCPKFCNKCQGTGMGTGTIIYPGGTGTGTGTGTGTGTGTGTGTGTGTIIYPGGTGTGTGTGTGTGTGTGTGTGTGTGTIINPGGTGTGTGTIIYPGGTGTGTGTGTGTGTGTGTIIYPGGTGTGSGTGTGTGTIIYPGGTGTGTGTGTIIYPGGTGACVDTIQNCAAYGASVCTNSQYDKWARDNCAKTCNMCSGTGTMTGTGTGTMTGTGTGSGTFTGTSTGCVFNGQVYQQGQSFKDGCKQRCTCQDAKTGRYACDDLCYDFTLPASCTMLPPKPGKCCKTPSCPSSVTISYPPGYTEE
- the LOC137257334 gene encoding fibroin heavy chain-like isoform X9, yielding MATGIIAVLSCCLAVSLGADVVRQITVCTYKGKTYQQGQKWTDGCDQSCECVDATRGYYTCKALCQVYNNLPANCPLTKAPGECCSKPSCHFTGTGGTSTGSGQGQITGTGTGIGIVPCVDKLTNCKSYGTSICNDPKYATWAVENCALTCMKCGSMTGTGIGTGTQTGTGTGTITGTGTGTITGTGTGTITGTGTGTGTITGTGTGTGTITGTGTGTCVDTLTNCKSYDTSTVCSGQYEKWATDNCALTCNKCTGSGSGTITGPGTGTGTGTITGPGTGTGTGTITGPGTGTGTGTITGPGTGTGTGTITGPGTGTGTGTGTITGPGTGTGTGTITGPGTGTGTGTITGPGTGTGTGTGTITGPGTGTGTGTITGPGTGTGTGIITGPGTGTGTGTITGTGTCVDTLTNCKSYDTSTVCSGQYEKWATDNCALTCNKCTGSGTGTITGPGTGTGTGTGTGTITGPGTGTGTGTIIGPGTGTGTGTGTITGPGTGTGTGTITGPGTGTGTGTITGPGTGTCVDTLANCKSYDTSTVCSGQYEKWATDNCALTCNKCAGSGTGTITGPGTGTGTGTITGPGTGTGTGTITGPGTGTGTGTITGPGTGTGTGTGTITGPGTGTGTGTITGPGTGTGTGTGTGTITGPGTGTGTGTITGPGTGTGTGTGTITGPGTGTGTCVDTLTNCKSYDTSTVCSGQYEKWATDNCALTCNKCAGSGTGTITGPGTGTGTGTGTITGPGTGTGTGTITGPGTGTGTGTGTITGPGTGTGTGTGTITGPGTGTGTGTGTITGPGTGTGTGTITGPGTGTGTGTGTITGPGPGSGTCVDTLTNCKSYDISTVCSGQYEKWATDNCALTCNKCTGTGTITGPGTGTGTGTITGPGTGTGTGTGTGTITGPGTGTGTGTITGPGTGTGTGSGTGTITGPGTGTGTGTGTITGPGTGSGTCVDKAPNCAQYGTDVCTQAMYAKWAVTTCPKFCNKCQGTGMGTGTIIYPGGTGTGTGTGTGTGTGTGTGTGTGTIIYPGGTGTGTGTGTGTGTGTGTGTGTGTGTIINPGGTGTGTGTIIYPGGTGTGTGTGTGTGTGTGTIIYPGGTGTGSGTGTGTGTIIYPGGTGTGTGTGTIIYPGGTGACVDTIQNCAAYGASVCTNSQYDKWARDNCAKTCNMCSGTGTMTGTGTGTMTGTGTGSGTFTGTSTGCVFNGQVYQQGQSFKDGCKQRCTCQDAKTGRYACDDLCYDFTLPASCTMLPPKPGKCCKTPSCPSSVTISYPPGYTEE